In one Electrophorus electricus isolate fEleEle1 chromosome 21, fEleEle1.pri, whole genome shotgun sequence genomic region, the following are encoded:
- the si:dkey-56m19.5 gene encoding proteoglycan 4: MGGKLSKRKKAYDVTDPKDRKDESPVVEAAAEVPSEAGVPSEAEVPSEAQVPSKASQHVATCPAVAQVDEEMSAVGGSAGTPVEETTLPTPPPQLPPSADAEGVQDTTALVEVVETVPAPKETTAAPEKTATAPVEDTGISVQIVPAPKETTAAPEKIATAPVEGTGASVQIVPAPKETTAAPEKTATAPVEDTGASVQIVPAPKETTAAPEKTATAPVDDTGASVQIVPAPKETTAAPEKTATAPVEDTGASVQIVPAPKKTTAAPEKTATAPVEDTGASVQIVPAPKETTAALEKIETAPVEDMGASVQIVPAPKETTAAPEKTETAPAEDTGASVQIIPAPKETTAAPEKTATAPVGDTGASVQIASAPKETTAAPEKTATAPVGDTGASVQIASAPKETTAAPEKIVTTPIEVAAAPIEVVMPVPASEKSATTSVEAMAATEEIVATPNGQVLAPVGPVTGPEEQTSAPVEIVDSSVETQGEPVTVPVKPVSTPVECINPPQLTAEPKTMPEESAEKPENPTLDEPGNEPQGPMTTAEEPVGTPEEVAVKQVKEAVQVLSAVGDEDVSAEMTEPELEPVPEAGEAASEPESQTVALTPAKVEPAPLGPEQPLPTPEPKPEPTAAPEPTAAPEPTETEAKPGSASIEAPATEEPIPEIIISESTSTNDLSAEEASSAPGSHQEMVGNGECESPGSADSVEDAGPKVNGGFQKLVPADDPVCVPEPPAQECVNGETGHLEQGGLKKDLNLSAAAEVEGVGLVETLSATASQAVDTV; this comes from the coding sequence ATGGGAGGTAAactgagcaagagaaagaaggCGTATGACGTAACCGACCCGAAGGACAGAAAGGACGAGAGTCCGGTGGTCGAAGCAGCTGCTGAGGTCCCCTCTGAGGCCGGGGTCCCCTCTGAGGCCGAGGTCCCCTCTGAAGCCCAGGTCCCCTCCAAGGCAAGCCAGCATGTAGCCACATGTCCTGCAGTAGCGCAGGTGGATGAGGAGATGTCTGCTGTTGGAGGTTCAGCTGGGACCCCTGTTGAGGAGACCACCTtacctacaccccccccacagctGCCCCCGTCTGCTGATGCTGAAGGAGTACAGGATACAACTGCCCTGGTGGAGGTTGTAGAGACCGTACCTGCCCCAAAGGAGACTACAGCTGCCCCAGAGAAGACTGCAACTGCCCCAGTAGAGGACACGGGTATCTCAGTGCAGATTGTACCTGCCCCAAAGGAGACTACAGCTGCCCCAGAGAAGATTGCAACTGCCCCAGTAGAGGGCACAGGTGCCTCAGTGCAGATTGTACCTGCCCCAAAGGAGACTACAGCTGCCCCAGAGAAGACCGCAACTGCCCCAGTAGAGGACACGGGTGCCTCAGTGCAGATTGTACCTGCCCCAAAGGAGACTACAGCTGCCCCAGAGAAGACCGCAACTGCCCCAGTAGACGACACGGGTGCCTCAGTGCAGATTGTACCTGCCCCAAAGGAGACTACAGCTGCCCCAGAGAAGACCGCAACTGCCCCAGTAGAGGACACGGGTGCCTCAGTGCAGATTGTACCTGCCCCAAAGAAGACTACAGCTGCCCCAGAGAAGACCGCAACTGCCCCAGTAGAAGACACGGGTGCCTCAGTGCAGATTGTACCTGCCCCAAAGGAGACTACAGCTGCTCTAGAGAAGATTGAAACTGCCCCAGTAGAGGACATGGGTGCCTCAGTGCAGATTGTACCTGCCCCAAAGGAGACTACAGCTGCCCCAGAGAAGACAGAAACTGCCCCAGCAGAGGACACAGGTGCCTCAGTGCAGATTATACCTGCCCCAAAGGAGACTACAGCTGCCCCAGAGAAGACTGCAACTGCCCCAGTAGGGGACACGGGTGCCTCAGTGCAGATTGCATCTGCCCCAAAGGAGACTACAGCTGCCCCAGAGAAGACTGCAACTGCCCCAGTAGGGGACACGGGTGCCTCAGTGCAGATTGCCTCTGCCCCAAAGGAGACTACAGCTGCCCCAGAGAAGATCGTGACCACCCCAATAGAGGTTGCAGCTGCCCCAATTGAAGTTGTAATGCCTGTACCTGCCTCAGAGAAATCTGCTACTACCTCAGTGGAAGCTATGGCTGCCACAGAAGAGATTGTAGCTACCCCCAATGGTCAAGTATTGGCCCCAGTAGGACCTGTAACTGGCCCTGAAGAGCAAACATCTGCTCCAGTGGAGATTGTAGACAGTTCAGTAGAGACCCAAGGGGAGCCAGTGACTGTCCCAGTAAAGCCTGTATCTACACCAGTGGAGTGCATTAATCCTCCACAGCTAACAGCAGAACCCAAGACCATGCCAGAAGAATCAGCAGAAAAGCCAGAAAATCCTACACTGGATGAGCCCGGTAATGAACCCCAGGGGCCCATGACTACAGCAGAAGAACCTGTAGGTACACCAGAAGAAGTTGCAGTGAAGCAAGTAAAGGAAGCAGTCCAGGTTTTAAGTGCTGTGGGAGACGAAGACGTGTCAGCTGAGATGACAGAACCAGAGCTAGAACCAGTAccagaggcaggagaggcagcATCTGAGCCTGAGTCACAGACTGTGGCCTTAACCCCAGCAAAGGTAGAACCAGCACCTCTTGGGCCAGAACAGCCTTTACCCACCCCAGAGCCTAAACCCGAGCCCACCGCTGCCCCTGAGCCCACCGCTGCCCCTGAGCCCACTGAAACAGAAGCAAAGCCAGGCAGTGCAAGTATTGAAGCACCAGCCACAGAAGAGCCCATTCCTGAGATTATCATTTCAGAATCAACCTCGACCAATGATCTGTCTGCCGAGGAAGCTAGCTCTGCCCCTGGCTCCCATCAGGAGATGGTTGGTAACGGAGAGTGTGAGAGTCCTGGCTCAGCCGACTCCGTGGAAGATGCAGGGCCCAAAGTTAACGGGGGTTTTCAGAAGCTGGTTCCTGCTGATGACCCCGTCTGTGTCCCAGAGCCTCCTGCCCAGGAGTGTGTGAATGGGGAGACTGGGCATCTGGAGCAGGGTGGACTCAAAAAGGACTTGAACCTGTCTGCAGCTGCTGAAGTGGAGGGTGTGGGCCTGGTGGAGACCCTCAGTGCCACGGCCAGCCAGGCTGTTGACACAGTGTGA